The DNA window ACAAATCAATGTCCAACGATGGCCAAAGCAATTGAGGAGGTTATTTTTTTACACTTATCATCTATTATGTGTGTGACATATTTAATACCATGTTTTTCATTCATCAAAACAATTTGCAAATAATTTTAGCTCCCACGTATCTGattataaagaagaagaagaagaagaagatgaagaagataaATGGCTTCAAATTTTGGGTAATATGCTTAAtaagtactccctccgttccacaAAATAGGCTATTTGGACAAATACgggattataaaaaaatagttagattaattaaaattagtttatttatgtatttttctatttttagcctttaataattttttaaataaataaataatatattaatgactAATTTTGTATTGGTGTATTTTGCATTGTTGTTAATAACTGATATTTATTCcatattggaacatggagcaattaattaagttaaagacaataatgtatatttattaggGGTAATTAAgtcttttagttttaaaattattaaccaaaaTTAGAAGgtggcctataatttgggacggGCAAAATAGAAAGGTGACCTATATTTACGAGACAAAGAGAGTATATGCTAACTGCTAATAAATGGTGCAGTGGAatttttaaagtgaaaaatAGGTTATGATATACGGGCGGCATATGTTTACAGCTGATATGAAAAGCACACAATGAAGTGAATCAATGAATAGTGTTCTAAAGAAATACTTAGATGCAaataataactttatatattttgtttgatAATTAGAACAGATTTTTATCAGATAAACAGTATGACGAGTTGTTAATGTAATTGAAAACGAGAGAAAGAGTCTTGGTTTTACAAGTTAATGTGGAGATGTTAAAACATGCTTCAAATATATAAACTCTAGTTGTATGTAAAATGTTCCAAAATGAATATGCGAAAGTTCGTAATTGTGTTATCCACAAAATTAATAAGTCTGAATTGTTACTAGTTACAAAGTTCAATATGgcagaaaaaaaaagtatttactttataaatatcaacaaaaaattagttgtatgaaatttatttttgtggAAATTTTATACTCACATATTTTGAAAGTCCttgataaaaaatatcaaacaaattCCACCACAATACATCTTGAAAAGGTTGAAAAGATGCAAAAATTAGAATGATTAAGGACAATTATAGCATTGGGGTTGGAAGTAGTCCACAAGAGTCTATTGGAAGATGATATTCATTATTGCGTCATAATTTTTCGAGAAATgcatcaaaaaatgaaaatacatATGAGCATGCATGTGAAGATTTAAAGAAGTTACTGAAGGATTTACGAAAAATGAAGGTAAGTAGTCAGCCAACTAGTTCATTTAactcaataaataataaaatatcttaTCCAGTTGTGTGTGAAATCAAGTCAAAAGCGAACGTTAGACATCCAAGTAACAGAATTAGAGGTGCtttagaaagaagaagaaaaaaagttaaaaaacaaCTCAAATCGcatgtatttattttatataaaacatatttatttattttatatgatttttatattaaaatattctaATATTATTTGTATATGAACTGTTTAGGCTGAGAATAAAAATATCACGTATATTCTTAccgaataaaaaatttaaattttgaattacaAGTATTGAATAATATGACTCAGGTAcacattttaataaatattgtatGTTATTAATCCATTTGAAGGAATCAAGTGAAAGATATTTATCTAAAGAGTCGATTACTTTTTAAGggatgaaaaaatatttatcacaaaatGACTATTCTTATTCATACTCTAATCAAAATAACTTTtcatacatttaattttttcaagtaATTGATaacttaataattaattattttaatttaatttttttattactatttatTGATATCTACaattatacatttttttgtAGCATGCAATTACAAGTTCTAAAAAATAAGATCgaataaattatgattttttgttgaattaattttttgttttatatttagaatttattttgttacaaaattatatataaatataaattaacagacaattttaataaattttattttaaatatagtcagattgaaaagtttatttaatgaaataattaatcaactgtattattaaaaatttgtcgGGGCTCCAGCATTTAAAATAGAAATAGGAAATTGGCAAACAGGCTAATTAACCAACTCAGTACTAGCTAATAGCCAGTTCAGtccaaactaaaataaaaataaaaatactaacaTAGATATTATAATAtacaattatatattattatatcatTGATCGGTAttctattttatcaaaaaataaaaattgatatctCACATTATCATTTTGTAaaattcgtgttgtaattgcaaatcactctaaattttatgatttaatttatgtttactACTATTGCGCTACACCCATTTTTTAATTACCATTATAAGTTAGGGAGAAAAACAGTAAAGACATAATTTTTCTGACAATGTTATTTAAcctaataaatttaattcatcTTATTGTACCATCTGACGTGTCAACAAACGAGTGGATTTTTTAAAGTGGAAGATTAAAGCATACACTTTTCAATAGAAATTGAGTAAAAAGAAGTATGCTACATAAAACGATATAATAAAATGTGTTAAAATTGTTGGATTAAatatcatttttcttttaacaaataaaacgtGAACAAACAATAGAATTACAAATTTTCCTCTAATTTTGGAAATTGTTTGCCTTAAATACTTTAcccaaaaaaaatcattatactGCCATCTTTAacaaaaagattcaaataatttacaacaaaagcaattaaaaggACAACTTAACACTATCCATAATTAGAATATCACTAGCTGTATCTGATTAAATTTGTTCATCTCTTCATTTACAACTGTATAATAAATTAACTACAATTTACAGTTTTACATTCAAGGAGTATTATTTTGAACTGTTAGATGAATAATACTAGTATTTTGGATATAATACATTCAGGAGCAGTTCTATTATAAACCATTAGATTAACAATTAATATTTggcaaaatatttatatttacctacaattttagccatttttaccaaatatatcatattttaaaattccaatCATATATACAACAATTTTTTCTACTTTAACCAAATATATCCTCAATCGATTTGAATATGATATGACGCGATGTTATATACGCCACAcaagattaattttatatacatagATGTATAACATGGCACCATATCATCAAATTGATAATgcatatatttgacaaaaattgaaaagatgaTGCTAAATATAGCACaattttaaatacatattatatttgaaaacctgctaaaattgtaaataaatataaatattttactttaatattttgatgatgaaattaattatcaaaataataaattctaaataggtaaaaaaacaattgtaaatataaatttttagcaGTTATAACAGCTAAGATTCCATTGACTTTGTTATTGCATATAAAAGAAGTTGATtctcatttcttcttcttcatcatgtGGTTTCATTTATTTCCTTCTCCTACTACTCTGGAAAGGTAGAGAAGATCTGAATCTCTTCTTTAACCTTCATCCCCGATTCGTTTTCCGGCAATTTCTCTCTCTAGATTTCTTTATATTCCACACTCTCTCTCTAAATTTCTTTTTTACCAATTTGTAAAAAATGGGAGTTGACATGGAAGATAAAGGAGATGGAGGAATCCGAAGGAGAGGATCGTGTTCGTGCACGAAGTCAGATTTCTTGCCAGAAGAGTCATTTCAAAGCGTCGGGAACTACATGAAGGCGCTTAGCGAAACTCCGGGGAGGTTCAAGGACCGGCTGCTGGCGCGGTCCCTGGACTCGACGGAGATCAATGAGATTAAGGGGAGAAGTGAGCATGAAATGAAGAAGAATTTGAATTGGTGGGACTTGATTTGGTTTGGCATTGGTGCTGTGATTGGTGCGGGTATTTTTGTGCTGACAGGTCTCGAGGCTCAATCTGCTGCTGGTCCTGCTGTGGTGCTGTCTTATGTGGTTTCGGGCATTTCTGCCATGCTTTCTGTTTTTTGTTACACCGAGTTCGCTGTTGAAATCCCTGTTGCTGGTACGTTTCTGGTTTTTTTGTTTAGgtttttgtaatttaatgtAATTCCTATATGCTGCACGAGATTTCTAAAATGAAAAACatcaaatgatttttttcatacaagTAAGATTATAAATTAGTCAGAGCGAAACTTTGAAAATCGGATAggcttataaaaaaaattgaacggTGTTTCATGTAATAAAAGGACCATGAAAATGCAAATTAATAACAACATATAAACTCATTTGAATGAAAAAATTTGGTGAGCGCTAaataaaatagggttaattacatataaaattatgaccTTTGCGcgaagtttcaaaaataacattatctttaaaacgtgtcaattatagacaccacctttcatttttttttcaatttcatcatgagcacattttttggtgaaattttgctgacttggacagccgatggatctgccacgtgtcatgccacgtcagcaaaaatgccattaAAAATcgccgatgttatttttgaaaaaaaaatgaaaggtggtttCTATAATTGACATGTTTCAAaagttatgttatttttaaaacttcgcGCAAAggtcataattttatatgtaattaactcaataaaataaaaaccaataGTAAATAGAATTTTGGATGGATTTGCtctataataatcaaatatttatttcGGATAAGGAGGAAATAAATCTTAATTTTTGCGTTGGAAGATATAACTAGATATAAATACTTTTCTAGTGCATGGAAGACTTGTTTAATATATGACTAAAGAGCTATCTTTAGTCTGCAATCACTGCTTGACCTAAACCAAGTTGGGCACATGGGTTTCTTCTATTGAATATATTCTTGCATAACTATATTAATAATACCAAAGAATTAAATTAGATGTCTTTTTCTTGAAGAaaacttagaaaattaattattcatatacatgaatacaaaaatataaagttgACTTTTTTCATGATTAGTAGAAATGTAACTCAATATTTGACTATATGGTAGGCTGTTTTCATATTTTATGTAGAGATTGTCCATTAGATTGCATAAACAACttgttttattattgttattattatggGGATTGAAAGagagtgtttatctcatacaatggttgtgccatgtcataCTTATAACAAACCAATGAGCATTTACGAtaggaaattttttaataattacttaatttttttataatcaatttttcCACATGCCTAACGtatcattattttgttgcacgaatgacatggcgcaacagtTGCGCGTAATAATTTTTCTTGAAAGAGCGgctattataattttatttaattatttcttgTTATCTCCATAAAAAAATCGACCATACCTACTTTTTTATTATAcatgggtaattgattctaaCCATCATTGaacttttcagtttttttatttcagtcactaaactataaaTCATAACAGATGTGATATctcaaatataaatcatatTTTAGACACTTGCATATGTATCTCATTTTTTTAGTCGTTGTGTAAATACGAGTAAAGGGTGAATTCGATATGTGAATTTATAATTCGGATCAAATTATTcacttttgattatttgatcGATTAAGAATAATATAAATCAGTTTAAGAATTGGGATGACTGAATTTTATCAAAAGTTGACAAAAAAATCTTTactaatctaaaattttaaagtgttgtttttatttgattaaaatgattaaaatatgttatttaaTCCTGAGTCACAGTTTGAAGGATAAGATTGACCATTTGACCCTGAGTTGATTATTTACAACATGAAGAagattgaaataaatttttatttttggctttTCAGGTGGTTCATTTGCATACTTAAGAGTAGAGCTAGGCGACTTCATGGCGTTCATTGCAGCCGGCAACATCCTCCTTGAGTATGTCATCGGTGGCGCTGCGGTGGCTCGTGCATGGACATCGTATTTCGCCACCCTCTTAAACCATAAACCCGATGACTTCCGCATCATAGCCCACAGCATTCCCGACGACTACAATCACCTCGATCCGATCGCCGTCGCTGTCATCGCCATCATCTGTGTCCTCGCTGTTCTCAGTACAAAGGCCTCGTCTCGCTTCAATTACGTCGCCTCCATTGTCCACATTGTCGTTATTCTCTTCATCATCATCGCCGGACTCATGAACGCCGATACCAAAAACTACCGAGACTTCGCTCCGTTCGGCGCTCGTGGTGTTTTCAACGCTTCCGCAGTTCTTTTCTTTGCTTATGTAGGATTTGATGCTGTTTCAACAATGGCCGAAGAAACCAAGAATCCTGCTCGAGATATTCCGATCGGTCTCGTCGGTTCGATGGCGGTTACCACCCTGTTATACTGTTTAATGGCGGTTACACTCTGTTTGATGGTTCCGTACCAGCAGATCGATCCTGACGCTCCATTCTCCGTCGCGTTTCAGACCGTCGGGTGGGACTGGGCTAAGTACATTGTCTCATTAGGTGCTTTGAAAGGGATGACAACAGTTCTGTTAGTGTCTGCGGTCGGACAGGCTCGATATCTCACTCATATTGCTCGTACACATATGATGCCGCCGTGGCTAGCTCAGGTTAACGCTAAAACAGGAACACCGGTGAACGCCACGGTGGTCATGATGGCCGCGACCGCTGTGATTGCTTTCTTTACGAAGCTTGAGATATTATCCAATCTTTTATCAATATCAACTTTGTTTATTTTCATGTTAGTTGCATTATCTTTACTCGTTCGACGATACTACGTCGCGGGCGAAACGACATCAGCGAATCATATCAAGCTCGTCGTTTGCTTGACTGTTATCCTCGGTTCTTCCATTGCTACGGCCGCGCTGTGGGGTGCGGGCGGAGATGGGTGGATCGGGTATGTAATTACGATACCAATATGGTTCTTGGCTACATTGGGATTATTTTTTGTTCCCCAAGCTCGTGCACCAAAACTATGGGGCGTTCCGTTGGTTCCGTGGCTGCCATCTGCTTcgattttgataaatatatttcttCTGGGATCGATCGATAAAGATTCTTTCATAAGATTTGGAATTTGGAGTGCTGCTTTGTTAGTGTATTATTTCTTGTTTGGATTGCATGCATCGTATGATACTGCTAGGGAATCTGAAAAGAGTAGGGGTGAAGAAGGGTTGAAGATAGAAGAAGGTTCATTGTAAATCTATTTTTCAACTCTAAATATATGTAGCAGAATTATTATTGAGTTTATGAATTTGTTAATTAGGTGcttaattttcttgtttttttttctaaaggAAATTTTCTATATAGATTGGATCCTGCTCACAAAAACTCATCAtgtaaatgttataaattgaaCAAAGGCCAATGCGCTTGCTGAACTTATAACACATAAtcatttaattcagtttttatttttttagtaactaacttcaaaattcttcatttttatatCAGATTaccatataatttatatttttattgcaaaaaataggtttacaataattttatcgcaacaattaggaaaaattttaacttttttgtgCATCACTTGAATTTGTATTtcacgcgttttaaaaatacaattatgtaATAATTTGAcccagaaataaaaaaaattaaagttagttgctcaaaaaaataaaatttagattaaCTAATTTAGTGTCACAAGTGTAGAGAACGCGTTGATCCTTTCTTCATGACTATGAGACTTCAAAAAACTTGGAGAATACAAggaagttatttttttttcttttggcaAATTTTCTGTGTATACATCTGAGACTTGATGTTATATGACTTAATATATTGGCGTTGATTGGATCAACcctcaaaaaatattattttgattttgaatttaatttatcttttcaacTCTACGTTTTGATTACGCCAACGTAGTTTTTATTTGGAATCTTTAcataatatctaaaaaaaatatttaaaaaattaaatctccAAATTATGAGCTTTTTAGTCATATTCCAACACATCTTAATCTTTTTTATAACTCCAGCGGGCATCACAGTTTCAGACAGTTTTTAAAAACACatttagaaactgttttttaAACACTGTtacataaacatttttttaaaggatttcaaatggttttttaaaaaacacaatttacaACCGTTTTACCATTTCTTAAACAGTTCCAAAACATTTTAAAGCGATTTCAAACGGTTTTCTAAAACACGTTTTGCAACCGTTTCtaaaacagtttttaaaaaacggagtatttttataaatttattgagTAAAAAATTCGAACTTGGAGAActtttttacaaataaagttaaaatcaaattatttttgacaaattctctttttatttaatgaattttgtttaattgtcatttttttagtgaaaaGGCTTATTAAGTGGTTAAGTGGTCATTTAGTcatcaattttatcaaattgttctTTAGTCAccagataaaatttattttcttttaaattatacaaattcacttataaatttctaaattttggaacaaatttaattatttaaacttcaattcacaaaagtttgaaattttatagatatttaCAACAATTACAATTCAGcctttaaaacttttcaaactTTTGTATGTCTTGTTTAGTAAGAAGAGAGCTACTgactaataaaattatgaaacactGATAGACTGTTAAATCGGGTATGATTGTCGGCCAAGAGTCTTTTACGACATGTTGAATTTAAGGATTATCATGAATATAGGCATTTAAGTCAAAGGAGTTATATGTACAATCATGATTTGAtgacaatttattaatttatatgaaatacCACGTATATATCATCTAACATTGATGTTCAACCTACTCAATCAATGATATCTACATCTTTATTCTAATCTTCGCCAAGTAGCATGAGACGCACTATCTCCACCCATTAATATCTTGGCTCAATACATattttgacccctgaacttgtgccc is part of the Mercurialis annua linkage group LG3, ddMerAnnu1.2, whole genome shotgun sequence genome and encodes:
- the LOC126671305 gene encoding cationic amino acid transporter 1-like yields the protein MGVDMEDKGDGGIRRRGSCSCTKSDFLPEESFQSVGNYMKALSETPGRFKDRLLARSLDSTEINEIKGRSEHEMKKNLNWWDLIWFGIGAVIGAGIFVLTGLEAQSAAGPAVVLSYVVSGISAMLSVFCYTEFAVEIPVAGGSFAYLRVELGDFMAFIAAGNILLEYVIGGAAVARAWTSYFATLLNHKPDDFRIIAHSIPDDYNHLDPIAVAVIAIICVLAVLSTKASSRFNYVASIVHIVVILFIIIAGLMNADTKNYRDFAPFGARGVFNASAVLFFAYVGFDAVSTMAEETKNPARDIPIGLVGSMAVTTLLYCLMAVTLCLMVPYQQIDPDAPFSVAFQTVGWDWAKYIVSLGALKGMTTVLLVSAVGQARYLTHIARTHMMPPWLAQVNAKTGTPVNATVVMMAATAVIAFFTKLEILSNLLSISTLFIFMLVALSLLVRRYYVAGETTSANHIKLVVCLTVILGSSIATAALWGAGGDGWIGYVITIPIWFLATLGLFFVPQARAPKLWGVPLVPWLPSASILINIFLLGSIDKDSFIRFGIWSAALLVYYFLFGLHASYDTARESEKSRGEEGLKIEEGSL